A segment of the candidate division KSB1 bacterium genome:
ACATGCAGCACAAAGAACCGCTCGTCGTCCAGCGGCAGCCCATCGTCTTCCACTACCACACTGCCACTGAGAAAACCGCTGCTCTGCGGCACAAAGTTCATCGTCACGGCGGTGGCTTCGCCTGCCTCCAGGCCGACGGTGGTCTGCGCGGCCCGCTTGCCATCCACAAAGAGCTGCAGCAGCCTATTCCGCTGCGGGGCGCTACCTGTGTTTCTCACCACCACCTGCACCTGCACGGGGCGCCCCTGCTCAACAATTCTGCTGACCAGCCGGACGCTCTCTACCGCCAAGTTCTGTGCCTGGTCCGCCTGCACCGGAAGTGCCACAATCGGCACCGCTAAGGTGTCGGGCTTGCCCTCGCCGAAGGCAGTGGCCTGGAAGTCAGAGGCCACGTAGATCTCCCTGCTCTGGTGGGCGGCAGCGCGCAACAGCTCCCGTGCCAGCCGCAGGGCTCCGTCTAAGTCCGTGGCCTCGCAGGAGGGCGCCTGCCGCGCAATGGCTTCGGCCAGCAGAGCCGAGTTGTTCAAAGGGCCGGCAGTTGCGAGCCGTGGGGGTGAGCCAGGCAGGACGAGCCACGCCTCGCTCCCCGGAGCCAGCAGGTTCGTCACTTGTAGCGCCCTGTCTGCAGCAAGCTCCTCTAGCGTCCTTCCGCCTTTTCCCCTTGCCATGCTGGCCGAATGGTCCAGCACAACCACTGCGGATGACGGCCCAGGCCGCAGATTGGCGCCAGCAAGGCGCACCGTCGGCCGCGCGAAGGCCAAAACCAGCGCCACGATGATCAGCGTGCGCAGCAGCAACAAGAGCACCTGGCGCAGTCTCAGGCGCCGCAACTTGCGTTGCTCCAGCTGTCGCAGAAAGACCAACGTGCTGAAAGGGATGGTCTTGGCCTTGTGGCGGGTGAGAAGGTGCACCAGCACCGGGATGGCCGCAGCCGCCAGGCCTATCAGAACCGTGGGATTGAGGAAAGACACCATCGAGGCGTAATCACCTCGTCGTGAAAAGGAATACCCCCTTCCTCGCGCACACGACAGCGGGGAAGGTGCTGCTCATCGCCTTGACCCCTGACTGAGCCCCTCCTCGATCAGGTCGCACAGCGTGTGGATGATCACTCCGTGACACTCTTGAATGCGCGCCGCATCATGGCTGGGCACGGTGATGGCATAGTGGCAGCTCCCGGCGATTGTGCCGCCGCCTGAGCCCAAAAGGCCCACCGTGACGAGACCGTGCGCCTGGGCCCATTGCATGGCTTGCGCCACGTTGGCGGAGTTGCCACTGGTGCTGATGCCCACCAGCACGTCGCCCTTGGCACCAAACGCTGCAACTTGCCGCAGAAAGACCTGGTCGAATCCATAGTCGTTGCCCACCGCCGTAAGGATCGAGGTGTCGGTGCTGAGGGCCAGCACAGGGAGGGACTGCCGTTCCTTGCGGAAACGACCGACCATTTCGGCAGCGAAATGCTGCGCATCGGCGGCACTGCCCCCGTTGCCACAGACCAGGATCTTGCTTTCGCGGCGGAGGGCATTGGTCATGACCTCCGCAATTTCCGCCACCAGCTCTGCATAGTCGTCGGCAAGCTGCCGGATCAAGGCGGCGCTGGCGGCACACTGCTCCGCCACGCGTTGCACATGCTCATGCCGAGGCCTTGGCAAAGTCCTCTCCTCAGTGACCTCGCCAGAAGCGCCTCAGTCGACTGGCAAGGGATGCTGTGTGCACCTGCTCCATGGAGAGCGGCTCGACCTGCTCGACCTCCTCGCCGGCGAGTATCTGCCGCGGGTTCTCAACAAACAGACGGCTGGCAGCGTCCTTGCCCCACCTGCGCTCCACAAGGGCGTAGGTCTCCCGCAGCCGAGGGCGACGGGCACTAGCACCATGAGCATCGCTGGCAACCACGTGCACCAAGCGCGCGTCCAGGAGCTGCTCGGCGAGCCTTCGCGTCTCCGGGCCAAACACCCCTCGCAGGCTCCCGGAGTTAACCTGCAGGAGCACACCTCTTTCCACACACTTCTCGGCCAGCCCAGGGTCGCGGAGAATCGCCAAATTCCGCTCCGGGTGCGCCAGAATTGGTCTGTAACCCTCCATAATCAGATCGAAAAACTGCACCTCCGCAAATGGCGGAATATTCTCCATGGGAAATTCCACTAAGAAGTACCGTCCGTTGCCGGCCAGCGTCAGGAAGTGCCGATCAAGGCGCATCTCGTGGCAGGCGTAGATTTCGGCTCCTAAATGCAAACGCAGCTTCAGCCCCTCTTGTTCCTTGATGCGGCACAGCTCGGCAAAGAGCTGGTTGAGCTCCGTTTCCCTGCCGACGTCGCCAGGCCCCAGGATGTGCGGTGTGGCCACCAGATCGGTGATGCCATCCTCCTCTGCCACAAGGAGCATCTGGCGGGCCTCCTCCCAGGAGGTTGCCCCGTCGTCAAAGCCAGGGAGGATATGCGTGTGCAGGTCGATCACGAGCGTCTTCCTTTGCCGGCCAGCTGCGGAGCCGGTCAGTACGGCTCGGCGAAGAGCTCAAAGTGCGCCTGGGGATGTTGACAGGCCGGGCACTTTTCCGGTGCTTCCTTGCCCTCGTGAATGTAGCCGCAGTTGTTGCACTTCCAGCGCACTGGAGTATCGCGGCGAAACACGCGACCGCGCTCCACATTCTCGGCCAGCTTCAGGTAGCGACGCTCGTGCGCCACCTCCACCTCGGCGACCTTCCTGAAAGTTACGGCAATTTCCTGGAAGCCTTCTTCCTCTGCAACCCGGGCGAACTCTGGATACATGGTGCTGTGCTCGTAGCGTTCGCCTGCTGCCGCGGCACGCAGGTTCTCCAGCGTGCTCCCGATCACGCCGGCAGGAAAGGCGGCGGCAATCTCCACCTCGCCCCCCTGCAGGAACTTGAAGAAGCGCTTGGCGTGTTCCTTTTCGTTCTCCGCCGTCTCGAGGAAGATGTTGGAAATCTGCACGAACCCTTCCTTGAGCGCCTGAGAGGCGAAAAAGGTATAGCGGTTGCGCGCCTGCGACTCACCGGCAAAGGCGGTCAGCAGGTTACGCTCGGTCTTGGTTCCCTTCAGCTGTGGCATATCTCCTCCTATCCAAACTGAGTCGGACGCCTTCCCGCACTATTCCCGCATATGGACGGCCTGCGCAAAACGCCGCACCACGTTTGGGCTGTTGTCCCCTTCCAATACATTGCCGGTGACCACAAATGCCGCGCCGGCCTCCACTTTCGCGCGCGCCTCCTCGGGCGAGGTGATACCCCCGCCCACCACTACCGGCAGGGTGATGCAGGAACTCACAACCTTGATCATCTCCACCGGCACCGAATGCGCAGCACCCGAACCAGCCTCGAGGTAGACAAGCTTCATGCCTAAATATTCTGCGGCAAGTGCCGTGGCCGCAGCAATGTCCGGCTTGTGGCGCGGAATCGGGCGCGTATTGCTCATGTACTCCGCCGAGGTGGTCTGACCAGACTCGATGAGCAGGTACGCCGTGGGGATCGGCTCAATGCCGCAGGCTTTGACCAACGGTGCCGCCACTACTTGGTCGCCGATGAGGTGTTCGGCGTTGCGCCCGCTGACCAGGGACATGAACAGGATAGCATCCGCGTGCGGACTGACCTGCCGCACCCCGCCCGGGAAGATGATGAGCGGGATGGTCAAGCGCCTCTTCAGTTCCTGCAGCAACTGCTCGAACGTGGGCCTGAGGAGCAGGCTGCCACCCACCAGCAGGGCGTCCACACCTGCTTCCTGGCAGAGCTCGGCGCGCGCTGCTGCCTGCACCACGTCCTCTTTGTCTGGATCAAAGAGCACCAAATACCCAGCCCCGCGCCGCTCGCGCGTCTGCAGCAGGTAGTCGTAGACCTTCACGCTCCACTCGCGCTTGCTGTTGTCCAAGAGGTAAGGAGACGGGCGACGATCTCCGGTACGGCCGCCAGGGCTGCGTCCACCTTGCCCAAGTCTTTTGCCCCTGCCTGGGCCATGCGTGCGCCGCCGCCACCGCCGCTGCCGGTGAGCTTGCCCACTTCGCGCACCAGGGCGCCGGCGTGGAGACGACCACTGTCTGCCAAGTCAGCCGTCACCACGGCGAGAAAGTTGCCCTTGCCGTCGAGGCTGGCGAAGAGCACACCCGCACCTGAGCCCAGTCGCTCGCGCACCACATCGGCCAGTGACTTGAACTCCTCCAAGTCATTCACCTCGACCCTGGCGGCCAGGAGCCTTAGCCCCTGCGCCTCCTGGGCACGCCCCACAAGCTGCGCTGCGACGGCGCTGAGGTCTTTTCCCTTGCGGCTCTTGACCGCGCTCAACAGCTCCTTCTTCTCGCGAAGGAGCCCTTCCAGGCGTTCGGGCACCTCGTCGGGTAGGCAGGTGAGCAACTGCGCCGCCTGGCGGAGCAGGTCGCGGTCGTGCCGGGCACGCTCCACCGCCTTCTGCCCAGTGAGCGCCTCAATGCGGCGCACGCCCGCGGCCACCGCCGACTCGCTCACGATGTAGAACATACCTATCTCACCCGTGGCACGCACGTGCGTCCCGCCGCACAGCTCACGGGAGTAGTCGTCCACCTCCAGCATCCGCACCATCTCTTCGTACTTTTCCCCGAACAGGGCCACCGCGCCGCGTTGCCGCGCCTCCTCGAAGGGGACAATTTGCCAACGCACCGGGTAGTTCGCCTGCACCGCCTCGTTGACCATCTGCTCGATGCGCGCCAGATCTGCCGGGCTCACCTTTTCGAAGTGGTTAAAGTCGAAACGGAGATAGTCGGGATGAACAAGAGAGCCGGCTTGGTGTGCATGCTCGCCCAGCACCGTGCGCAGCGCCTTGTGCAACAGGTGCGTGGCGGTGTGATTGCGCTCGGTAGCTCGCCGCCGGCTTTCGTCCACCTGGGCCTCCACGACCGCGCCCGCCGCAAAGGGTCCGCCCTCCTGGAAATGGCCCTGGTGGACGAGGTGATCGCCGCTGCGCACGGTGTCTTCCACGCGAAAGCGGGCCTCGGTCCCCACGATCCAGCCAGTGTCGCCTACCTGCCCGCCGCTCTCAGCGTAGAACGGCGTCACCTCCAGCACCACTCGCTCAGGGTCCGCGTACAGGGCGGTACTTTGCGTACGCAGCTCCTCGTAGCCGACGAAGCGCGAGCCGCCGGTGGGCAATCCTGCCAGCTCTGGCATGGCGACAGCTGCCTCCTGGGCCGCGGCGCGGGAACGGCTGCGCTGCTCTTCCATGGCCGCCTCAAACCCTGCCACGTCGACCACAAGCCCTCGCTCGCGGGCTAGCAGCTGCGTCAGATCCAGGGGAAAACCATAGGTATCATGCAGGCGGAAGGCGTCCTCGCCCGGAAGCACGGTTTGTCCAGCCGCCTGCAACTGCTCTACGCGTTTTTCGAATTCGCTGAGGCCACGATCCAGGGTCCGGCTAAAGTTTTCCTCCTCGGCACAAATAACACGAGCTATATGCTGATGCCGCTCGCGCAGCTCGGGATAGGCCTCGCCCATCAAGTCCACCAGCGGCGACACAATTTTGAAAATGAACGGCTCGTGCATGTCCAGCACCCGGCCAAAGCGCGCTGCGCGCCGCAGCAGGCGGCGTAGCACGTAGCCTCGTCCTTCGTTCGAGGGCAGGGCCCCATCGGCAATGGCGAACGACAGCGCGCGCACATGGTCGGCGATGACGCGAAAAGCCACCGCCTGCTCGTCGCTGCCGCCAGTGTACCTCTTGCCGGTGAGCTCAGCGATGGCCTCGATCAGAGGCATAAACAGGTCAGTGTCATAGTTCGAGCGTTTGCCCTGCAGAACAGCCACCAGTCGCTCCAAGCCGGCTCCGGTGTCGACGTGCTTGGCCGGCAAAGGGGTACACTGGCCGTCCTCGTTGCGGTTGTATTGAATGAACACGAGATTCCAGAGTTCCAAGAAGCGGGCGCACCCGCCGTTCACTGCGCAGACATGCCCTGGGGCTGTAGCATCGCAGTACTCAGGCCCCCGGTCGATATGGATCTCCGAACAGGGCCCACAAGGACCGGTGTCGCCCATCTCCCAGAAATTGTCCTTCTCGCCAAAGCGCAGCACGTGGCTGGGATCGATGTCGGTGACCTGCGGCCAAAGCTCCGCGGCTTCATCGTCGTCGCGGAAAACAGTCGCCCACAGCCGCTCCTTTGGCAAATGCCACACCTCGGTGAGGAGCTCCCACGCCCAAGCGATGGCCTCGCGCTTGTAATAGTCCCCAAACGACCAATTCCCCAGCATCTCGAAGAAGGTGTGGTGGTAGGTGTCGCGGCCGACTTCCTCCAGGTCGTTATGCTTGCCGGACACCCGGATGCACTTTTGCGAATTGGCCACGCGCACATAGTCGCGGCTGCCGACGCCGAGGAAGACGTCCTTGAACTGGTTCATCCCGGCGTTGGTGAACATGAGCGTGGGGTCGCCTGCCGGAATGACCGGGGCGCTGGGGACAATGCGGTGCCCCTTGCTGCGGAAGAAATCAAGAAAGGATTGTCGAACCGTCGCTGCCTTCATTAACGCCGTTGCAGCCTCCTCGTGTTATTGACTGGTCAGGTTCCTTCCTGGCCGGTGCCGCCTTCGGGAGCAGAAAGCTCGTCCCATCGTTCCAGAATCTCGTTCACCAGCCCCCAGGCAAAGCCACGGCGCAGGAGAAAGTCCACGACCCGCTTCTGAGCTTTTTCCTCCTCAGCTCGGCCCACGAGCCTCTTCTTCTTGGCGGCCAGCTCGTAGGCCAACTGTCGCTGGCTTTTCTCGCGATAAGCTTCGGCCACCGCCGCTTCGATCTGCTCTTCAGGAATCCCCTTTTCGCGCAGTTCGCTGCGCAGCAGGAACTCGCCGCACGGCCTGGTGGCAATGCGTGAGCGGGCATAGCTCAAGGCAAACTCCCGGTCGTCCACCAAGCCGGCACGTCTTAGGCTGCGCAGGGTGGCGTCGGCAGCTTCACCGAGCCCGGCCTGATGCAGGCGAGTGCGGAGCTCCTTTTCGCTGCGCGCCCGCACCGACAGCAGCCGAAGGGCCTTCTGCTTGGCCTGATGGCGCTCCTCCGCCGCCAGGAGCCGTCGTACGTCCTGGCCGGTGAGATAGTCGCCTAAGCCAAAGCCGCTCTCCAAGAGCACCTCTTGGTGCACGCCAAAAGCGAACTCTCCGTCCAGGAAGACGTTGCGGCGCGCGCGGTCGTGCTCCTGAATTTCGATGGCGGTGATCTGCCGCTTCCCTGACCCCTTCATGCGGCGAGCCTGCCCTTAGCTCTTGGAGCCAAAGGTGCGTTCGGCGGCTGCCGGGGCAGGTTCCCCTTGTTGCTCAGGCAGCGTGCCCAAGGCCTCCCGTACGCGGTGCTCAATCTTCTCCAGAAGCTCCGGCGATTGCTCAAGGTAGCGTTTCACGTTGTCGCGGCCCTGGCCGATCTTCTCCTCGCCGAAGGAAAACCAAGTGCCGCTCTTCTCCACGATCTTGTGCTCCACCGCCAGGTCCAAAATGTCGCCGACGCGGGAGATGCCGCTGCC
Coding sequences within it:
- a CDS encoding RecX family transcriptional regulator; amino-acid sequence: MKGSGKRQITAIEIQEHDRARRNVFLDGEFAFGVHQEVLLESGFGLGDYLTGQDVRRLLAAEERHQAKQKALRLLSVRARSEKELRTRLHQAGLGEAADATLRSLRRAGLVDDREFALSYARSRIATRPCGEFLLRSELREKGIPEEQIEAAVAEAYREKSQRQLAYELAAKKKRLVGRAEEEKAQKRVVDFLLRRGFAWGLVNEILERWDELSAPEGGTGQEGT
- a CDS encoding rubrerythrin family protein, giving the protein MPQLKGTKTERNLLTAFAGESQARNRYTFFASQALKEGFVQISNIFLETAENEKEHAKRFFKFLQGGEVEIAAAFPAGVIGSTLENLRAAAAGERYEHSTMYPEFARVAEEEGFQEIAVTFRKVAEVEVAHERRYLKLAENVERGRVFRRDTPVRWKCNNCGYIHEGKEAPEKCPACQHPQAHFELFAEPY
- a CDS encoding geranylgeranylglyceryl/heptaprenylglyceryl phosphate synthase, whose amino-acid sequence is MKVYDYLLQTRERRGAGYLVLFDPDKEDVVQAAARAELCQEAGVDALLVGGSLLLRPTFEQLLQELKRRLTIPLIIFPGGVRQVSPHADAILFMSLVSGRNAEHLIGDQVVAAPLVKACGIEPIPTAYLLIESGQTTSAEYMSNTRPIPRHKPDIAAATALAAEYLGMKLVYLEAGSGAAHSVPVEMIKVVSSCITLPVVVGGGITSPEEARAKVEAGAAFVVTGNVLEGDNSPNVVRRFAQAVHMRE
- the alaS gene encoding alanine--tRNA ligase, which encodes MKAATVRQSFLDFFRSKGHRIVPSAPVIPAGDPTLMFTNAGMNQFKDVFLGVGSRDYVRVANSQKCIRVSGKHNDLEEVGRDTYHHTFFEMLGNWSFGDYYKREAIAWAWELLTEVWHLPKERLWATVFRDDDEAAELWPQVTDIDPSHVLRFGEKDNFWEMGDTGPCGPCSEIHIDRGPEYCDATAPGHVCAVNGGCARFLELWNLVFIQYNRNEDGQCTPLPAKHVDTGAGLERLVAVLQGKRSNYDTDLFMPLIEAIAELTGKRYTGGSDEQAVAFRVIADHVRALSFAIADGALPSNEGRGYVLRRLLRRAARFGRVLDMHEPFIFKIVSPLVDLMGEAYPELRERHQHIARVICAEEENFSRTLDRGLSEFEKRVEQLQAAGQTVLPGEDAFRLHDTYGFPLDLTQLLARERGLVVDVAGFEAAMEEQRSRSRAAAQEAAVAMPELAGLPTGGSRFVGYEELRTQSTALYADPERVVLEVTPFYAESGGQVGDTGWIVGTEARFRVEDTVRSGDHLVHQGHFQEGGPFAAGAVVEAQVDESRRRATERNHTATHLLHKALRTVLGEHAHQAGSLVHPDYLRFDFNHFEKVSPADLARIEQMVNEAVQANYPVRWQIVPFEEARQRGAVALFGEKYEEMVRMLEVDDYSRELCGGTHVRATGEIGMFYIVSESAVAAGVRRIEALTGQKAVERARHDRDLLRQAAQLLTCLPDEVPERLEGLLREKKELLSAVKSRKGKDLSAVAAQLVGRAQEAQGLRLLAARVEVNDLEEFKSLADVVRERLGSGAGVLFASLDGKGNFLAVVTADLADSGRLHAGALVREVGKLTGSGGGGGARMAQAGAKDLGKVDAALAAVPEIVARLLTSWTTASASGA
- a CDS encoding D-sedoheptulose 7-phosphate isomerase, with the translated sequence MPRPRHEHVQRVAEQCAASAALIRQLADDYAELVAEIAEVMTNALRRESKILVCGNGGSAADAQHFAAEMVGRFRKERQSLPVLALSTDTSILTAVGNDYGFDQVFLRQVAAFGAKGDVLVGISTSGNSANVAQAMQWAQAHGLVTVGLLGSGGGTIAGSCHYAITVPSHDAARIQECHGVIIHTLCDLIEEGLSQGSRR